Proteins encoded in a region of the Vicia villosa cultivar HV-30 ecotype Madison, WI linkage group LG5, Vvil1.0, whole genome shotgun sequence genome:
- the LOC131601371 gene encoding probable serine/threonine-protein kinase PBL1, which yields MGCFPILKRKKKKSDQIVYVKRVSPGEDSPTVLPEPQTHTRSLQSAPPSFKIRVKPIQTSVRVNNNRIRALSAPSSLDEADQDALVSIEYEEEEPKYRAASVKEQRSPSPQPLPLPSPKGGGTLKAIGSFKLGTASGPLYASGPLPLPPTGSLRNFSYDELAAACHNFSSDRYMSESLSSTIYKASFGDDASSSKKFEATVTRLRPSNQGLKEFINEVNTLASLRHPNLCRVLGFHARDGSEHRMLVYEKLHHGSLDRLLYGRSDGPSIDWNTRMKIAICAALGLSFLHEEGPFQAMYNEFSTANIQIDKDFSAKLSGYGCVGHVPKEEISSSSSAVGNLSMETLEKGLLTPKSNVWSFGIFLLELLTGRKNLDSRHPKEERNLVKWSRPFLSDNHRLSMIMDPQLKGRFPSKAARTIANIAQRCLQMEPSERPTMGTVVEILKKIQDLKHSSKFPLQEPAQTSTKQMSRSPSLDAIIHPASRSSFSPSPSARALVSVSPPRWSGVPIQLPHHAFSSTLYLEELDRQESRKSLTSASRKASVVEGF from the exons ATGGGGTGTTTTCCTATattgaagagaaagaagaaaaagtctGATCAGATTGTGTATGTAAAACGCGTAAGCCCTGGCGAGGATTCTCCAACAGTACTGCCTGAACCTCAAACTCATACTCGTTCACTCCAGTCAGCGCCTCCTAGTTTTAAGATCAGAGTGAAACCTATTCAAACCAGTGTTAGAGTCAATAACAATAGAATACGAGCATTGTCTGCTCCATCATCTCTCGATGAAGCAGACCAAGATGCTTTGGTCTCAATTGAATATGAGGAAGAAGAGCCAAAATATCGAGCTGCATCAGTGAAGGAGCAGCGTTCGCCTAGTCCACAGCCTTTACCGCTTCCATCTCCCAAGGGTGGTGGTACGCTGAAGGCTATTGGGAGCTTTAAGTTGGGGACAGCTAGTGGTCCCTTATATGCTTCTGGACCTCTGCCGCTTCCACCAACTGGgtcacttagaaatttttcttacGACGAGCTTGCTGCTGCTTGCCACAATTTCTCTTCAGATCGATACATGTCAGAATCTCTTTCGTCCACCATCTATAAAGCTTCCTTTGGTGACGATGCTTCAAGTTCAAAAAAGTTTGAAGCCACGGTCACACGCCTTCGCCCATCAAATCAG GGCTTGAAGGAATTCATAAATGAGGTTAATACTCTTGCATCTTTGCGGCATCCAAACCTCTGTAGAGTACTAGGATTTCACGCTCGTGATGGTTCGGAACATAGAATGTTGGTTTATGAGAAGCTACACCATGGAAGCTTGGACCGCCTATTGTATGGGAGATCTGATGGACCATCAATTGATTGGAATACAAGAATGAAAATTGCAATATGTGCTGCACTAGGTCTTTCTTTCTTGCATGAAGAAGGGCCTTTTCAG GCAATGTATAATGAATTCTCAACTGCCAACATACAGATTGACAAAGATTTCAGTGCAAAGCTTTCAGGGTATGGCTGTGTTGGACATGTTCCCAAGGAAGAGATTTCAAGCAGTTCATCT GCCGTTGGAAACCTATCCATGGAGACACTTGAGAAAGGATTGCTCACTCCAAAAAGCAACGTATGGAGTTTTGGAATTTTTCTTCTAGAGCTACTTACAGGAAGAAAGAATCTCGATAGCCGTCACCCCAAGGAAGAGAGGAATTTGGTGAAGTGGAGCAGGCCTTTCCTATCAGATAATCATCGTTTGTCAATGATCATGGATCCTCAGCTCAAAGGTCGATTTCCTTCTAAAGCTGCAAGAACCATAGCTAACATTGCACAAAGGTGCCTTCAAATGGAGCCATCAGAAAGACCAACCATGGGAACCGTCGTTGAAATTCTAAAAAAGATACAAGATTTGAAGCATTCTTCTAAATTCCCATTGCAAGAACCAGCACAAACCTCTACAAAACAAATGTCAAGATCACCAAGTCTCGACGCTATCATCCACCCTGCATCAAGATCAAGTTTCTCTCCTTCACCATCAGCCAGAGCCCTGGTATCTGTTTCGCCTCCAAGATGGTCGGGAGTGCCGATTCAACTTCCGCATCACGCCTTTTCTTCTACCCTATATTTGGAGGAGCTTGACAGGCAAGAAAGCCGCAAGTCATTAACCTCAGCCTCTAGAAAGGCTAGTGTTGTTGAAGGATTTTGA